Proteins from one Sander lucioperca isolate FBNREF2018 chromosome 16, SLUC_FBN_1.2, whole genome shotgun sequence genomic window:
- the cibar1 gene encoding protein FAM92A isoform X1 has product MSRTPDARARDNQTRKIQENITNVEKHFGEMCQLFAAYVRKTARLRDKSDVLVREIGIYADTETPHLKRGMKQFAEHLAKIQDYRQAEVERLESKVIEPLKSYGAVVKRKREDLKTTQSARDREAKQMAQLERTRQRNPSDRQIISQAESDLQRATMDATRTTRQLEETIDEFEKQKIRDIKKIFGEFVTVEMSFHAKALEVYTLAYQSIQSVDEEEDLEVFRSSLHPPDYHSRLDIVQANSKTSLDRTGSFLSTTGTSQQQRASSRQTRREEEDDEEDDEDESEEEEDEDEEEDTDDKH; this is encoded by the exons ATGAGCCGTACACCCGATGCAAGAGCGAG GGACAACCAGACAAGAAAGATTCAggaaaacatcaccaatgtgGAGAAACATTTTGGAGAGATGTGCCAACTGTTTGCTGCCTATGTCCGTAAAACAGCCAGGCTACGAGACAAGTCAGATGTCCTGGTTCGGGAAATCGGCATTTATGCAGACACAGAAACGCCACACTTAAAGAGGGGCATGAAGCAGTTTGCTGAACACCTGGCCAAGATTCAAGACTACCGCCAAGCTGAG GTGGAAAGACTTGAATCCAAAGTCATAGAGCCATTAAAAAGCTATGGAGCTGTAGTGAAACGTAAAAGG GAGGATCTGAAGACGACTCAGAGTgccagagacagagaagctaaACAGATGGCTCAGCTTGAGAGGACCAGGCAGAGAAACCCCTCAGACAGGCAGATCATT TCTCAG GCTGAAAGTGATCTCCAGAGAGCCACCATGGATGCCACACGGACGACCAGGCAGCTGGAGGAGACCATAGACGAGTTTGAGAAGCAGAAGATCCGGGACATCAAG AAAATCTTTGGTGAGTTTGTGACAGTGGAGATGTCATTCCATGCCAAGGCCTTAGAGGTGTACACCTTGGCCTACCAGAGCATTCAAAGtgtggatgaggaggaggacctGGAG GTATTCAGGAGTTCGCTGCATCCCCCTGACTACCACTCACGCTTAGACATAGTGCAAGCTAATTCCAAAACCTCCCTCGATCGGACCGGGTCTTTCCTGAGTACAACAGGGACCTCACAG CAACAAAGAGCTTCCAGTCGGCAGacaagaagagaggaggaagacgacGAAGAAGACGACGAAGATGAatctgaagaggaggaagatgaggacgAAGAGGAGGACACAGATGATAaacattga
- the cibar1 gene encoding protein FAM92A isoform X3: MSRTPDARARDNQTRKIQENITNVEKHFGEMCQLFAAYVRKTARLRDKSDVLVREIGIYADTETPHLKRGMKQFAEHLAKIQDYRQAEVERLESKVIEPLKSYGAVVKRKREDLKTTQSARDREAKQMAQLERTRQRNPSDRQIISQAESDLQRATMDATRTTRQLEETIDEFEKQKIRDIKKIFGEFVTVEMSFHAKALEVYTLAYQSIQSVDEEEDLEQQRASSRQTRREEEDDEEDDEDESEEEEDEDEEEDTDDKH, from the exons ATGAGCCGTACACCCGATGCAAGAGCGAG GGACAACCAGACAAGAAAGATTCAggaaaacatcaccaatgtgGAGAAACATTTTGGAGAGATGTGCCAACTGTTTGCTGCCTATGTCCGTAAAACAGCCAGGCTACGAGACAAGTCAGATGTCCTGGTTCGGGAAATCGGCATTTATGCAGACACAGAAACGCCACACTTAAAGAGGGGCATGAAGCAGTTTGCTGAACACCTGGCCAAGATTCAAGACTACCGCCAAGCTGAG GTGGAAAGACTTGAATCCAAAGTCATAGAGCCATTAAAAAGCTATGGAGCTGTAGTGAAACGTAAAAGG GAGGATCTGAAGACGACTCAGAGTgccagagacagagaagctaaACAGATGGCTCAGCTTGAGAGGACCAGGCAGAGAAACCCCTCAGACAGGCAGATCATT TCTCAG GCTGAAAGTGATCTCCAGAGAGCCACCATGGATGCCACACGGACGACCAGGCAGCTGGAGGAGACCATAGACGAGTTTGAGAAGCAGAAGATCCGGGACATCAAG AAAATCTTTGGTGAGTTTGTGACAGTGGAGATGTCATTCCATGCCAAGGCCTTAGAGGTGTACACCTTGGCCTACCAGAGCATTCAAAGtgtggatgaggaggaggacctGGAG CAACAAAGAGCTTCCAGTCGGCAGacaagaagagaggaggaagacgacGAAGAAGACGACGAAGATGAatctgaagaggaggaagatgaggacgAAGAGGAGGACACAGATGATAaacattga
- the cibar1 gene encoding protein FAM92A isoform X2, whose amino-acid sequence MSRTPDARARDNQTRKIQENITNVEKHFGEMCQLFAAYVRKTARLRDKSDVLVREIGIYADTETPHLKRGMKQFAEHLAKIQDYRQAEVERLESKVIEPLKSYGAVVKRKRAESDLQRATMDATRTTRQLEETIDEFEKQKIRDIKKIFGEFVTVEMSFHAKALEVYTLAYQSIQSVDEEEDLEVFRSSLHPPDYHSRLDIVQANSKTSLDRTGSFLSTTGTSQQQRASSRQTRREEEDDEEDDEDESEEEEDEDEEEDTDDKH is encoded by the exons ATGAGCCGTACACCCGATGCAAGAGCGAG GGACAACCAGACAAGAAAGATTCAggaaaacatcaccaatgtgGAGAAACATTTTGGAGAGATGTGCCAACTGTTTGCTGCCTATGTCCGTAAAACAGCCAGGCTACGAGACAAGTCAGATGTCCTGGTTCGGGAAATCGGCATTTATGCAGACACAGAAACGCCACACTTAAAGAGGGGCATGAAGCAGTTTGCTGAACACCTGGCCAAGATTCAAGACTACCGCCAAGCTGAG GTGGAAAGACTTGAATCCAAAGTCATAGAGCCATTAAAAAGCTATGGAGCTGTAGTGAAACGTAAAAGG GCTGAAAGTGATCTCCAGAGAGCCACCATGGATGCCACACGGACGACCAGGCAGCTGGAGGAGACCATAGACGAGTTTGAGAAGCAGAAGATCCGGGACATCAAG AAAATCTTTGGTGAGTTTGTGACAGTGGAGATGTCATTCCATGCCAAGGCCTTAGAGGTGTACACCTTGGCCTACCAGAGCATTCAAAGtgtggatgaggaggaggacctGGAG GTATTCAGGAGTTCGCTGCATCCCCCTGACTACCACTCACGCTTAGACATAGTGCAAGCTAATTCCAAAACCTCCCTCGATCGGACCGGGTCTTTCCTGAGTACAACAGGGACCTCACAG CAACAAAGAGCTTCCAGTCGGCAGacaagaagagaggaggaagacgacGAAGAAGACGACGAAGATGAatctgaagaggaggaagatgaggacgAAGAGGAGGACACAGATGATAaacattga